The sequence below is a genomic window from Patescibacteria group bacterium.
AACAACTGGTTCATTTTTCGGAAAAATTACAAATAACTTTAGACTATCTTTCCTGGAAAAAAGAGCAAAAACAAGCTTTAGATAAATCTATTAATACTAAAAAAACTTTTGCCCTTCTTTTCTGGATAGAAAAAAGATTTGTCAAAACTTTAAAAAATAAACTGGAAAAAATCACGGAAGATTTTGCTTTAGAAAAAATGCCTCTAAAAAAAGATGAATCTACGCCGATCACTTTACATAACCGTAATATGATTGAGCCATTTGAATCAGTGACCGGAGTTTATGGCATGCCTTTAAAATCAGAGCCAGACCCCACTCCTTTTCTAGCGCCTTTTTTCTTTATCTTTTTCGGCTTTTGTGTTTCTGACGCCGGCTATGGTCTGGTTATGACCGCTGTCATGCTTCTTATCTTAAAAATTTCCAAAAAGCCCAAAAAAGAGATGAAGCTGATTCGTCTGCTGGTCTTAGGCGGTATCTCCACTTTCCTGGCCGGAGTTTTATTTGGCAGTTGGTTTGGTATTGATATCTCTAGTATGGCTCCAGGTAGCTGGTTTAGAGAATTTGTTCTCACTTTCAAAATTATGGACCCGGTTAACGACCCGATTACTGTACTTTTAATTTCATTGGTTTTTGGCTTAATCCAAATAATGACTGGCTTGATTATTAATACCTGGTGGAAGATAAAAAAAGAAAAGATCAAAGAAGCCCTGCTTGGTTCAGGTATGTGGTTTATAGCTCTTTTAACCCTAGGTCTTTGGGTTATGACAAAAGTTGGTTTTTTAATTCCTGCTTCGGCTTCAGATATTATGACTTATGTCCTGCTGAGTGTAGCCGGACTTTTAATTTTAGCCAATACTACCAAAACAAAAAATATATTTTTAAAGCTGCCTATTGGTATTTATAGCCTTTATGATCTAATCGGTTATCTCTCAGACACTCTTTCCTACTCCCGTCTTTTAGCCTTAGGTCTGGCTACTGGTATTATTGCTATGGTAGTTAATCTTATTGCTGGTCTGGCTATTGAAATGATACCTATTGCCGGTTATCTTTTGGCTTTATTGATACTTATCGGCGGACACGCCTTCAATATCGGTATCAACGCCCTCGGTGCTTTTATTCACTCCGGTCGTCTGCAATTTGTTGAATTTTTTCCTAAGTTTATGGAAGGTGGCGGCACTAGATTTAAACCCTTTAAAAAACAAGCTAAATATATAAGAATAATTAAGTAATAAATATATAGCTCTATGGCTTTAACGCTTTAGGGCTAATAAAACGAAAGGAAAATTATATGACTATTGGACTCGCATTAGCTATTCTCGGCGCCGCTTTAGCTGTTGGCTTAGCTGGCATTGGGTCATCTCTTGGCGTCGGCATTTCCGGTGAAGCTGCTTCCGGAGTAGTTTCCGAAGATCCGGAAAAATTCGGCAAAGCTCTACTTTTACAAGCTCTGCCTTCTACCCAGGGTATTTACGGCTTTTTAGGAGCTATTATGGCTATCCAAAAAGTGGGACTTCTGGGCGGCGGTGAATTTACTATCACTCCTGAAATCGGCTGGCAAGTTCTCTTTGCCTGTTTGCCTATTGCCATTGCCGGACTAACTTCTGGTTGGCTTCAAGGTAAAGTTTCGGCGGCTGGTATGGGCGTTATTGCCAAAAAACCCTCTGAATCCGGCAAACCGATTATTTTCTCAGCTATGGTAGAAACCTACGCTGTAATCGGTCTTTTGGCCACTATCCTCTTGCTCAACGGCATCACTGTCAGTTAATCAATTAATTAAATTAATTCATGGCTCTAGAGAACATTCTCGAAAAAATTAAAAAAGAGGCCAGAG
It includes:
- a CDS encoding V-type ATP synthase subunit I is translated as MAISPVAKYNLVSLKSKKEEIIELLHDFGVVQIEQWPEREETAETSEKSPEYLYAQVNFAINFLNQYQEEKPSLKEKLLAGKKEFSSEKLEKMIKEFDYQEIVKKCEDYESELNKQNSIIDKNKADKEMLGNWSSLGFIPNDEIQTEKTITLLGSVNFEAWERIMIKAKKLNNISLQKSHEENREVFFSITFYKDLEKEVRQMLTHYDFKPTQLPEIDCLPDKKINLCDKNIKKAKKEIKQINKKIKQLVHFSEKLQITLDYLSWKKEQKQALDKSINTKKTFALLFWIEKRFVKTLKNKLEKITEDFALEKMPLKKDESTPITLHNRNMIEPFESVTGVYGMPLKSEPDPTPFLAPFFFIFFGFCVSDAGYGLVMTAVMLLILKISKKPKKEMKLIRLLVLGGISTFLAGVLFGSWFGIDISSMAPGSWFREFVLTFKIMDPVNDPITVLLISLVFGLIQIMTGLIINTWWKIKKEKIKEALLGSGMWFIALLTLGLWVMTKVGFLIPASASDIMTYVLLSVAGLLILANTTKTKNIFLKLPIGIYSLYDLIGYLSDTLSYSRLLALGLATGIIAMVVNLIAGLAIEMIPIAGYLLALLILIGGHAFNIGINALGAFIHSGRLQFVEFFPKFMEGGGTRFKPFKKQAKYIRIIK
- a CDS encoding V-type ATP synthase subunit K; amino-acid sequence: MTIGLALAILGAALAVGLAGIGSSLGVGISGEAASGVVSEDPEKFGKALLLQALPSTQGIYGFLGAIMAIQKVGLLGGGEFTITPEIGWQVLFACLPIAIAGLTSGWLQGKVSAAGMGVIAKKPSESGKPIIFSAMVETYAVIGLLATILLLNGITVS